In the Wyeomyia smithii strain HCP4-BCI-WySm-NY-G18 chromosome 2, ASM2978416v1, whole genome shotgun sequence genome, one interval contains:
- the LOC129721497 gene encoding cytochrome c oxidase subunit 6B1-like — translation MTPQPETSGLPMKTAPWDPRFPNQNQTKYCFQSYLDFHRCEKIKGQGDSVCQYFKDVFNDICPNAWIEKWDNQREAGTFPGKI, via the coding sequence ATGACTCCCCAACCGGAAACATCAGGCCTTCCGATGAAGACAGCTCCGTGGGATCCACGTTTTCCAAACCAAAATCAGACCAAATACTGCTTCCAGAGCTATCTGGATTTCCACCGCTGCGAGAAAATCAAGGGTCAGGGCGACAGCGTTTGTCAATATTTCAAGGATGTGTTCAATGATATCTGTCCGAACGCTTGGATTGAGAAATGGGACAATCAACGGGAGGCAGGAACATTCCCTGGTAAAATCTAA
- the LOC129719792 gene encoding uncharacterized protein K02A2.6-like → MAQQANPQLAEGAPPPNFHIDAFDRKKIRWNRWVERLETAFAIYGIGTAELRRNFLLHLMGPDTYEIACDKVAPQSPRTMTYQAIIDVLEGHFNPQPLEISENFRFKCRKQGDKNASSPDETIDEYLTALRRIAVTCNFGNYLETALRNQLVFGMKSNDIRARLLERRQLTLADARDVAVGMELSLKGGAEIEGAYAKQEVHALHNQQGKAKHKKVGGSSQSSGKPASDLQCYRCGDKSHVAKKCRHLNTVCSYCKIKGHLERVCMKKTAANRGESSRQGSKLSTVKASHIDVREGRDAKKASSGDVIVGEICTVDSRPSDAKMWLPVNVCGVSLRFEVDTGSPVSIINTQYYDKHFRNIKLRNSDLNLVSYCNTDIQIKGVLDADVECNGTKERLPLYVVNSGKHPLLGREWLKVLAVDWSSILQTSGTVHAINPLNISNALNELFATYTRVFDDSIGKISSVQARLTLKPNATPVFLRARKVPFNLKNAIDNELDKLVTEGVLTKVDNSSWATPIVPVKKSDNRIRICGDYKQTVNPNLKVDQHPLPTVDELFASLAGGDKFSKIDLVQAYLQLEVAPEDREILTLNTHRGLYRPNRLMYGIASAPAIWQRQIEIILQGIDGVSVFLDDIKITGPNDVVHLSRLEEVLRRLDQYNIRVNRAKCEFLTNKIEYCGYLIDREGIHKVQKKMDAIQFMPRPKNKDEVRSFVGFINYYGRFFDNLSTMLYPLNNLLKDTVEFKWTKECEHSFYTVKQQMQSDRCLVHYSPELPLLLATDASPYGVGAVLSHVYPDGSERPIQFASQTLNATQQKYMQVDKEAYAIIFGVKKYFQYLYGRRFILVTDNHAVTKIFSEHKGLPVMSALRMQHYATYLQSFDYEIRFRKSTDHANADAMSRIPVKLCGSENIIEESDVVEMNQIDTLPVTAEQLSQATSEDKNIQTLLQGLRYGQAVDGKDRFGIDQTEFTIQNGCLLRGIRVYVPVKLRERVLAELHSTHFGITRTKSLARGVCWWMGIDREIEELISNCAECQSIRSEPTKVLPHPWEPATEPFQRVHADFAGPFQDTYFFIMVDAYTKWPEIRVCKSITAEHTERMCREIFSRFGIPAVFVSDHGTQFTAESFQRFLKLNGITHKMGAPYHPATNGQAERYVQTFKQKLKAIRCPKSKLDVEIANILMTYRKMIHPSTGRSPSMMVFGRQIKSRLDLMLPTNSVSRPANPVNRVFLDGDKVRVRDFLSANKWQFGQVVSKLGKMRYSIRLDDGRLWERHVDHMCGVGSNLDSSSRAGSKEMAPEFATPIVTTASSGDNRSCEVQPVVGTSFTSESQAPPPVQPVANGGQQAVVSEGARMGNVEPVQPVRRSNRVVKPPCRLNL, encoded by the coding sequence ATGGCGCAGCAGGCCAATCCACAACTTGCTGAAGGTGCTCCGCCACCAAATTTTCATATCGATGCGTTCGACCGGAAGAAAATTCGGTGGAATAGATGGGTAGAGAGGTTAGAAACGGCGTTTGCTATTTACGGTATCGGCACCGCCGAATTGCGTCGTAATTTTTTGCTACACTTGATGGGACCGGACACCTACGAGATTGCTTGCGATAAAGTGGCTCCGCAAAGTCCACGTACAATGACGTACCAAGCGATTATCGATGTTTTGGAAGGACACTTTAATCCGCAGCCTCTCGAAATTAGCGAAAACTTCCGTTTCAAATGTCGAAAACAGGGCGACAAAAATGCCAGCTCGCCGGATGAGACCATCGACGAATACCTCACTGCACTGAGGAGAATTGCAGTGACATGCAATTTTGGTAATTATTTGGAGACCGCTTTGAGAAATCAGCTCGTTTTTGGAATGAAGAGTAACGACATACGAGCACGACTGCTAGAGCGACGACAGTTGACACTGGCTGATGCAAGGGATGTCGCAGTAGGTATGGAATTGTCACTCAAAGGTGGAGCTGAAATAGAAGGAGCCTATGCCAAACAGGAAGTACATGCTTTACATAACCAACAAGGTAAGGCTAAACATAAGAAAGTGGGTGGATCAAGCCAGTCTAGTGGCAAACCCGCTTCTGATTTACAATGCTACCGTTGCGGTGACAAATCGCACGTAGCTAAAAAGTGCCGGCATTTGAACACAGTGTGTtcttattgcaaaattaaaggCCATCTAGAACGAGTGTGCATGAAAAAAACTGCTGCGAATAGAGGTGAATCTAGCCGACAGGGTTCAAAACTAAGTACGGTGAAAGCCAGTCACATTGACGTACGCGAAGGTCGTGATGCCAAAAAGGCCAGTAGCGGTGACGTTATAGTAGGAGAAATATGTACGGTTGACTCTCGACCATCAGATGCAAAAATGTGGTTGCCAGTAAATGTTTGCGGTGTGAGTCTTCGCTTCGAAGTCGACACAGGTAGTCCCGTTAGCATAATTAATACCCAATACTACGATAAACACTTCCGGAATATTAAATTGCGAAACAGTGACTTGAATCTGGTTAGTTACTGCAACACAGATATACAAATCAAGGGAGTGTTGGATGCTGACGTGGAATGTAACGGAACGAAAGAGCGTTTGCCTTTGTATGTAGTAAATTCGGGAAAACATCCCCTGCTAGGCCGAGAGTGGCTTAAAGTATTAGCGGTGGACTGGAGTTCTATTTTGCAAACTTCAGGGACAGTTCACGcgattaatccactcaacatTTCCAACGCCTTGAATGAGCTTTTCGCAACGTATACAAGAGTGTTCGACGATTCGATTGGAAAGATTTCTTCAGTGCAAGCGCGCCTTACATTGAAACCAAATGCAACTCCGGTTTTCTTGCGAGCTCGAAAAGTTCcgttcaatttaaaaaatgcgATTGACAATGAGTTAGATAAGTTAGTTACTGAAGGGGTACTAACGAAAGTCGATAACAGTAGCTGGGCAACTCCGATTGTTCCCGTTAAAAAATCCGATAACAGAATTAGGATCTGCGGGGATTATAAACAAACGGTCAATCCCAACTTAAAAGTGGATCAGCATCCACTGCCAACAGTAGATGAGTTGTTCGCGTCGTTGGCAGGAGGTGATAAGTTCTCTAAAATTGATCTGGTACAAGCGTATCTCCAACTTGAAGTGGCCCCAGAAGATAGAGAGATACTGACGTTAAATACACACCGTGGGTTGTACCGACCGAATCGTCTTATGTACGGTATCGCATCCGCTCCTGCGATTTGGCAACGCCAGATTGAAATCATTTTACAAGGAATTGACGGTGTAAGTGTGTTTTTGGATGATATTAAAATAACGGGCCCCAATGACGTGGTTCATTTGAGTCGGCTTGAAGAAGTCTTGCGTAGACTGGATCAGTACAACATTCGGGTTAATAGAGCGAAGTGCGAATTTTTGACGAACAAAATTGAATATTGCGGATATCTGATCGATCGAGAAGGTATTCATAAGGTACAGAAAAAGATGGATGCCATTCAGTTTATGCCGCGACCGAAGAATAAAGATGAGGTGCGGTCGTTTGTCGGCTTCATCAATTACTACGGTCGCTTTTTCGATAATTTAAGTACCATGCTTTACccgctgaacaatttgctcaaAGATACGGTCGAGTTTAAATGGACAAAAGAATGTGAGCATTCGTTTTACACGGTCAAACAACAAATGCAGTCGGACAGATGCTTGGTGCATTATTCGCCAGAGTTACCCCTACTCCTGGCTACAGATGCTTCACCTTACGGTGTAGGGGCTGTTTTAAGTCATGTCTATCCAGATGGTTCCGAACGCCCAATACAATTCGCGTCACAGACGCTTAATGCTACACAACAAAAGTACATGCAAGTAGACAAGGAGGCTTACGCTATTATATTCGGTGTAAAAAAGTACTTTCAATATTTGTACGGACGGAGATTTATACTGGTTACGGACAATCATGCGGTTACGAAGATCTTTAGCGAACACAAGGGCCTTCCCGTGATGTCTGCATTGAGGATGCAGCATTATGCTACTTATTTACAATCTTTTGATTACGAGATACGGTTCCGGAAGTCTACCGATCACGCGAATGCCGATGCGATGTCAAGAATCCCAGTGAAGCTATGTGGTTCAGAAAACATTATCGAGGAATCGGACGTGGTAGAGATGAACCAAATCGATACCCTTCCGGTGACAGCAGAGCAGTTGTCGCAAGCTACTAGTGAGgacaaaaatattcaaacgttgCTCCAAGGTCTGCGGTATGGACAAGCAGTTGATGGGAAAGATCGGTTTGGCATCGATCAAACGGAATTTACGATTCAAAATGGCTGCTTGTTGAGAGGAATTCGCGTGTACGTTCCGGTTAAGCTTCGTGAGCGTGTTCTTGCAGAGCTCCATTCTACCCATTTCGGTATAACGCGTACCAAATCTCTTGCCCGAGGTGTCTGCTGGTGGATGGGGATAGATCGGGAGATCGAGGAACTGATCTCAAACTGTGCGGAGTGTCAATCCATTCGATCAGAGCCGACGAAAGTTTTACCTCACCCTTGGGAACCAGCAACTGAACCGTTCCAGAGGGTGCATGCAGATTTTGCCGGACCATTTCAGGATACTTATTTCTTCATAATGGTCGATGCTTATACAAAATGGCCCGAGATTCGAGTGTGCAAATCAATCACAGCTGAGCATACGGAGAGAATGTGTCGGGAGATTTTTAGCCGATTCGGAATTCCGGCCGTGTTCGTGAGTGATCACGGAACCCAGTTTACGGCGGAATCGTTTCAAAGATTCTTGAAGCTCAACGGAATAACACACAAGATGGGTGCACCTTACCACCCCGCGACTAACGGTCAAGCCGAAAGGTACGTACAAACGTTTAAGCAGAAGCTCAAAGCAATACGTTGTCCGAAATCGAAACTAGATGTCGAAATTGCCAATATTCTAATGACATACCGAAAGATGATTCATCCGTCAACCGGACGATCACCCTCTATGATGGTGTTCGGGAGACAGATTAAGTCCCGATTGGACCTAATGCTACCTACAAATTCAGTGAGCAGACCAGCTAACCCCGTTAACCGAGTGTTCTTAGATGGTGATAAAGTGCGTGTCCGCGATTTTCTGTCGGCAAACAAGTGGCAGTTCGGACAGGTCGTTTCAAAGCTGGGCAAAATGCGATATTCGATTCGCTTGGATGACGGAAGGCTGTGGGAAAGGCATGTGGATCACATGTGTGGCGTTGGATCGAATTTGGATTCGTCATCAAGAGCAGGTTCGAAAGAGATGGCTCCAGAGTTTGCGACTCCTATTGTAACAACAGCATCCAGTGGCGACAACCGCAGTTGCGAGGTTCAACCGGTAGTTGGTACATCCTTCACATCAGAATCTCAAGCACCCCCGCCTGTTCAACCCGTGGCGAACGGCGGTCAGCAAGCTGTAGTATCGGAAGGCGCACGAATGGGGAACGTTGAGCCAGTTCAACCAGTACGTCGTTCGAACAGAGTAGTGAAGCCACCATGTAGACTGAAtctctaa
- the LOC129722757 gene encoding uncharacterized protein C16C10.8, whose amino-acid sequence MVFFTCNHCGESLKKQAVEKHGWRCKQTINVSCMDCQKDFTGRAYDAHTSCITEAEKYSGKDYVPKANVNKGAKKQEAWLDTIRSITDKKKNLSKGVSEVFNVIRKNDNIPRKQKGFLNFFQNSAKHIKQNDVQAAWSLLEEEVKNCSNNNGSQKPSNGSDFNGVKINETNGCTENGSTKRKLIETVTDSVDTEQPTQKKKKKRQDNFPNDQTNLMDASIVESEILDSQQAEKFKWREAIRTTLSAKGNEMKLNKLKKKVLKKYHKFVGCSVDAGDKVERKFSKTVTKLGLVVDNETVRLID is encoded by the coding sequence ATGGTGTTTTTCACGTGCAATCATTGTGGAGAATCGCTGAAAAAACAAGCAGTCGAGAAGCATGGTTGGCGCTGCAAGCAGACgatcaacgtttcatgcatgGACTGCCAGAAGGACTTCACCGGTAGAGCGTACGATGCCCACACATCTTGTATTACCGAAGCGGAAAAGTACTCTGGTAAAGACTACGTTCCAAAGGCGAATGTAAATAAAGGAGCGAAAAAACAAGAAGCTTGGCTCGATACTATCCGCTCTATAACGGATAAAAAGAAAAACCTGTCGAAAGGAGTTAGTGAAGTATTCAATGTGATTCGTAAAAATGACAATATTCCTCGTAAGCAGAAGGGATTCttgaactttttccaaaattCTGCCAAGCACATTAAACAGAATGACGTTCAGGCAGCCTGGAGTTTACTAgaggaagaagtaaagaattGCAGCAATAACAATGGATCTCAGAAACCTTCAAACGGTTCAGATTTTAATGGAGTTAAGATTAATGAAACAAATGGTTGCACAGAGAATGGCAGCACGAAACGAAAACTCATCGAAACCGTAACTGATAGCGTTGACACAGAGCAGCCCAcccaaaagaagaagaaaaagcgGCAGGATAATTTCCCGAACGATCAAACTAATCTGATGGATGCTAGTATAGTGGAAAGTGAAATTCTGGACTCACAGCAAGCAGAAAAGTTCAAATGGCGTGAAGCAATCCGTACCACGCTGAGTGCTAAGGGGAACGAAATGAAGCTGAACAAATTGAAGAAAAAGGTACTGAAAAAGTATCATAAATTTGTTGGATGCAGCGTTGATGCTGGCGATAAGGTTGAACGCAAGTTTAGTAAAACAGTTACTAAACTCGGGCTGGTAGTGGATAACGAAACTGTGCGACTGATTGATTGA
- the LOC129719791 gene encoding uncharacterized protein LOC129719791, whose product MEVATQQIKFHFIPARSPNFGGLWEACVKSMKHHLRRIIGNAFLCQEAFITVLAQIESCLNSRPITPLSSDPNDMQVLTPGHFLIGRPLNALPDHDYTDIPENRLKLWERIQRCTQHFWQRWHREYLSGLQRRYKWSKFTANLVVGSIVLLQEDSVPVLKWPMGRV is encoded by the coding sequence ATGGAAGTAGCTACTCAACAAATAAAATTCCATTTCATCCCCGCTCGATCACCCAACTTTGGCGGGTTGTGGGAGGCATGTGTCAAATCGATGAAACATCACCTCCGTCGCATCATCGGAAACGCATTCCTATGTCAGGAAGCTTTCATCACCGTGCTAGCTCAAATTGAAAGCTGCCTCAACTCGAGGCCAATTACACCCCTATCCAGCGATCCCAACGATATGCAGGTTTTGACACCCGGCCATTTTCTCATCGGTCGGCCGCTTAATGCTCTACCCGATCATGACTACACTGACATTCCAGAGAACCGTCTCAAATTATGGGAACGCATTCAACGGTGCACGCAGCACTTTTGGCAACGATGGCATCGGGAATACCTTTCTGGTCTTCAAAGGCGCTACAAATGGTCAAAGTTCACCGCTAATTTGGTTGTCGGCTCTATCGTCCTGCTGCAGGAAGATTCGGTACCAGTGCTGAAATGGCCTATGGGGCGAGTATAA
- the LOC129721498 gene encoding cytochrome c oxidase subunit 6B1-like, whose product MAPAATLPLKAAPFDPRFPNTNQTKYCYQSYLDFHRCEKVKGKGDKVCQYFKNVYADLCPNAWVEKWDNQRAEGTFAGKI is encoded by the coding sequence ATGGCCCCAGCAGCAACGTTACCTTTGAAGGCGGCTCCGTTCGATCCGCGTTTTCCGAACACCAACCAAACCAAATATTGCTACCAGAGCTATCTGGACTTTCATCGCTGCGAAAAGGTGAAGGGAAAGGGCGACAAGGTGTGCCAGTACTTTAAGAACGTGTACGCCGATTTGTGCCCAAATGCGTGGGTTGAAAAGTGGGATAATCAGCGCGCAGAAGGAACTTTTGCAGGAAAGATCTAA
- the LOC129719793 gene encoding pre-mRNA-splicing factor 38B, whose protein sequence is MHEDELRSSKGREERRRSRDRDRDRDRGYDRSRDRHRLRDNSSRDKSRDYRRDDHRDERYRMDRYRNDKDRGRYHNPHERERSHKSSRRDRSRSKSRDSRRRRSRSRSRDRKHRRVRDRSQRDLSVEIEQELQHLRKLSDMKQAAEVELELKNQKETESESQTSNAAETSRNQSSSHVSREKQKNDLNKIFNSNSKTDYVPEIQTEEERIEFQKKMQEKLQAHLAAEGKLYPRPKPSPAINSITGFANDGSFLEMFKKMQEQAQLASGLAMPAAVDDNSALQYYAGSTAQTIYPAITTTVQQQQQHPVPISIVGRRRGGKILKTGIVKKPKPIEESFSETPNDAWNLYLLEVKKYKNASCDADSKTRPLVK, encoded by the coding sequence ATGCACGAGGACGAATTACGCTCATCCAAAGGCCGCGAAGAACGACGCCGCAGTCGTGACCGGGACCGGGACCGTGATCGCGGATATGACCGCAGCAGAGACCGACATCGATTGCGTGACAATAGCAGTCGGGATAAAAGTCGCGACTATCGACGTGATGATCACCGTGACGAACGTTACAGAATGGATCGTTACAGAAATGACAAAGATCGCGGACGATATCATAATCCACACGAACGGGAACGAAGTCATAAAAGTTCCAGAAGAGATCGCAGTCGAAGTAAAAGCCGCGATAGTCGTCGTCGCAGAAGTCGATCCCGGTCTCGCGATCGTAAGCATAGAAGAGTTCGTGATCGATCTCAACGCGATTTGTCAGTCGAAATCGAGCAAGAGTTGCAACATTTAAGAAAATTGTCTGATATGAAGCAGGCCGCAGAAGTTGAGTTagaattaaaaaatcaaaaagagaCTGAAAGTGAGTCCCAAACGTCAAATGCCGCGGAAACTTCAAGGAATCAAAGCTCCTCACATGTTAGCAGAGAAAAGCAGAAAaatgatttgaataaaatattcaacagcaacagcaaaacCGATTATGTACCGGAAATTCAAACCGAAGAGGAACGCATAGAATTCCAGAaaaagatgcaagaaaaatTGCAAGCCCATTTGGCGGCAGAAGGAAAACTTTACCCGCGGCCGAAACCTTCGCCAGCAATCAATTCAATAACTGGGTTTGCCAATGATGGTTCATTTttagaaatgtttaaaaaaatgcaagaacaaGCGCAGCTTGCCAGTGGCTTAGCTATGCCAGCTGCAGTTGATGATAATTCAGCATTGCAGTACTATGCTGGCAGCACGGCTCAAACTATTTATCCAGCAATCACGACTACAGtccaacaacagcaacagcatcCGGTTCCCATATCGATTGTTGGTCGACGACGTGGCGGAAAGATCCTCAAAACGGGCATCGTAAAAAAGCCGAAACCAATCGAGGAGTCCTTTTCGGAAACTCCGAACGATGCGTGGAATCTTTATCTGTTGGAAGTGAAAAAATATAAGAACGCTTCTTGTGATGCAGATTCTAAAACACGACCATTAGTCAAATAG